One window from the genome of Methanoculleus sp. 7T encodes:
- a CDS encoding archaeosine biosynthesis radical SAM protein RaSEA, producing the protein MLSKSVEKPLASWRGKDRYEGQILDTLTVIFKSGGCSWNRCRMCGYRHERYHDLPRDDLADRLIRQVRWVKENFRDEDYQVLKIFTSGSFFDPDEVPPAVRRAVAEAFRGKAVIAETRPEYVDADALREFQEGIDTGAWTRPLSVAVGLETTNDAIRDKSIDKGFTYADFLRAAEVAHAAGAGMKAYLLMKPPFLTEREARDDMVRSIRDVAPVADMISMNLCTVQSRTEVERLWKQNAYRPPYLWSVLDVLIQSPVHVLCDPVGGGQARGPHNCGNCDKPIVKGIGDYSLTGDTELLRALAETECGCKEEWEFVLEREEPFCMPLTR; encoded by the coding sequence ATGCTATCCAAATCTGTTGAGAAGCCGCTGGCGTCTTGGCGGGGGAAAGACCGCTATGAAGGGCAGATTCTCGATACGCTGACGGTTATCTTCAAGAGCGGCGGGTGTTCTTGGAACCGGTGCCGTATGTGCGGCTACCGGCACGAGCGCTACCACGACCTCCCGCGGGACGACCTTGCCGATCGGCTGATCCGCCAGGTCCGCTGGGTGAAAGAGAACTTCCGCGACGAGGATTACCAGGTGCTCAAGATCTTCACGTCCGGGAGTTTCTTCGATCCCGATGAGGTCCCCCCCGCCGTCAGGCGCGCCGTCGCGGAGGCGTTCCGGGGCAAGGCGGTGATCGCCGAGACAAGGCCCGAATACGTCGATGCGGACGCGCTCCGGGAGTTCCAGGAGGGCATCGACACCGGTGCTTGGACGCGGCCGCTCTCCGTCGCCGTGGGGCTTGAGACCACGAACGACGCCATCAGGGACAAGAGCATCGACAAGGGCTTCACGTACGCCGACTTCCTCCGCGCCGCAGAGGTTGCGCACGCCGCCGGTGCGGGCATGAAAGCCTACCTGCTGATGAAACCGCCGTTCCTGACCGAGCGCGAGGCGCGCGACGATATGGTGCGCTCCATCAGGGACGTCGCCCCCGTTGCCGATATGATATCTATGAATCTCTGCACCGTCCAGAGCAGGACCGAGGTCGAACGCCTCTGGAAGCAGAACGCATACCGCCCGCCGTACCTCTGGAGCGTCCTTGACGTCCTGATCCAATCGCCGGTGCACGTCCTCTGCGACCCGGTCGGCGGCGGGCAGGCCCGGGGACCGCACAACTGCGGTAACTGCGACAAACCAATCGTGAAGGGGATCGGCGACTACTCGCTGACCGGAGATACCGAGCTTTTACGCGCACTTGCGGAGACCGAGTGCGGGTGCAAAGAAGAGTGGGAGTTTGTGCTCGAACGGGAAGAACCGTTCTGTATGCCGCTTACCCGCTAG
- a CDS encoding pyridoxamine 5'-phosphate oxidase family protein, which translates to MVALTEEMKTAFRTMKVFPVATASKDGWPNVVPIGFVELVDDETIWIADNFMKKTLANIRENPKISIYVWGAETKGCFQVKGDVEIKTSGPEFEKMQFTVHSKMAKAPAKSLLIMKIREVYECSPGPKAGEKIA; encoded by the coding sequence ATGGTTGCACTAACTGAAGAGATGAAGACGGCGTTCCGGACGATGAAGGTCTTTCCGGTTGCCACGGCCTCAAAGGACGGGTGGCCGAACGTCGTGCCGATCGGGTTCGTCGAACTCGTCGACGATGAGACGATCTGGATTGCGGACAACTTCATGAAGAAGACGCTCGCGAACATCCGCGAGAACCCGAAGATCTCCATCTACGTCTGGGGGGCCGAGACGAAGGGCTGCTTCCAGGTCAAGGGCGACGTCGAGATCAAGACCAGCGGTCCCGAGTTTGAGAAGATGCAGTTTACCGTCCACTCAAAGATGGCGAAGGCGCCGGCAAAGAGCCTCCTCATCATGAAGATCCGGGAGGTCTACGAGTGCTCCCCCGGCCCGAAGGCGGGAGAGAAGATCGCCTGA
- a CDS encoding winged helix-turn-helix domain-containing protein, with protein sequence MKTTTDESELTALRHEIAELRAEIRRYAVPDGRQVDQLFSEFRGQCAEAAVRGHIENASDLIGREASGCPLEEECKAAFAALFESAIERLKAGEVPADAVAAARERLTVLQQNAPTDHCAPCFREAGRQLDRQLRLIESIHGYRDEQEEEHDIEDLPPEALAGRICHPLSSPHRVRILKALYREGKSFSDLAKITGLRGGNLLFHLEKLLEADLVRQRGDRGEYCISLSGYESLRTLAELNRRVRIGAPAEPN encoded by the coding sequence ATGAAAACTACAACCGACGAGTCGGAACTCACTGCTCTCCGGCATGAGATTGCAGAACTCCGCGCCGAAATCCGGCGGTATGCCGTTCCGGACGGCCGGCAGGTGGACCAACTCTTCTCCGAGTTCCGGGGGCAGTGTGCCGAAGCCGCCGTGCGCGGACACATTGAAAATGCAAGCGACCTGATCGGCCGCGAGGCTTCGGGGTGTCCTCTGGAGGAAGAGTGTAAGGCTGCTTTTGCCGCCCTCTTTGAGAGCGCGATCGAGCGCCTGAAGGCCGGAGAGGTTCCAGCCGACGCCGTCGCTGCAGCCAGGGAACGGCTCACGGTCCTGCAACAAAACGCCCCGACCGATCACTGCGCCCCCTGCTTTCGAGAGGCGGGCAGGCAACTCGACCGTCAGCTCCGGTTGATCGAGTCGATCCACGGTTACCGGGACGAGCAGGAGGAAGAACACGACATCGAGGACCTCCCGCCCGAGGCACTCGCAGGCAGGATCTGTCACCCCTTGAGCAGTCCTCACCGGGTCCGGATCCTCAAGGCGCTTTACCGGGAAGGAAAGTCGTTCTCGGATCTCGCAAAGATCACCGGTCTGCGCGGGGGAAACCTCCTCTTCCACCTGGAGAAACTCTTGGAGGCTGATCTAGTCCGCCAGCGCGGAGACCGAGGGGAATACTGCATCAGCTTGAGCGGCTACGAATCGCTCAGAACGCTCGCGGAACTCAACCGGCGGGTCCGGATCGGGGCTCCGGCAGAGCCAAATTAG
- a CDS encoding endonuclease/exonuclease/phosphatase family protein, with translation MRLISWNVDLFRSGTKSVEKKVEAVCRHSPDIVAFQEVTDRTLPLFREELGNFGLLYSIDSLALVEIARVAYMAERLNDLRTRNANDSFQFAYSISRLAEQCSPLGEAKDFGCLIASRYPLTPLNPLDFDIPWKQRAVSAVVSAPMGEIEVHNVHVPTAIGSRRNEIAKAETLVGIYRRLAVRSARPRVLCGDLHIPEEELPDGTIVPFYRDIIPDKAYVTVSDDDEYLGRPRKWWYNAEMNVLSGLEEYDLPDVFRKLHGYRAREYSWCPDRGPEDVPKCKRYDHIFASARLNPTACWYLHDLRGQGLSDHSAVVMDFDP, from the coding sequence ATGCGGCTCATCTCGTGGAACGTGGATCTCTTCCGCTCCGGCACAAAGAGCGTAGAGAAGAAGGTCGAAGCGGTCTGCCGGCACTCCCCCGATATCGTCGCCTTCCAGGAAGTGACGGATCGGACTCTACCGCTCTTCCGAGAGGAACTGGGGAACTTCGGGTTGCTCTACTCCATCGACAGCCTTGCGTTGGTGGAGATTGCGCGGGTTGCCTACATGGCCGAGCGGTTAAACGATCTTCGAACGCGGAACGCAAACGATTCGTTCCAGTTCGCGTACAGCATCTCTCGGCTCGCCGAGCAGTGCTCGCCGCTCGGCGAAGCGAAGGATTTCGGGTGCTTGATAGCGAGCAGGTACCCTCTCACCCCGCTAAACCCGCTCGACTTCGATATCCCGTGGAAGCAGCGGGCGGTCTCTGCAGTCGTCAGCGCACCTATGGGTGAGATCGAAGTCCACAACGTCCACGTGCCCACGGCGATAGGCAGCCGGAGGAACGAGATTGCCAAGGCCGAGACGCTGGTCGGGATCTACCGCCGCCTCGCCGTCAGGTCGGCAAGACCGCGGGTCCTCTGCGGGGACCTCCACATCCCGGAGGAGGAACTCCCCGACGGCACGATTGTACCTTTTTACCGCGATATCATCCCGGACAAGGCCTACGTTACGGTCTCTGACGATGACGAGTATCTCGGGCGGCCGAGGAAGTGGTGGTATAACGCAGAGATGAACGTCCTTTCCGGCCTTGAGGAGTACGATCTCCCCGACGTCTTCCGGAAACTGCACGGTTACCGAGCAAGGGAGTACAGTTGGTGTCCGGACCGGGGGCCTGAGGATGTCCCGAAGTGCAAGCGCTACGATCACATATTCGCGTCCGCACGCCTCAATCCGACGGCGTGCTGGTACCTGCACGACCTGCGGGGGCAGGGGTTGAGCGACCACTCCGCCGTCGTGATGGACTTCGACCCGTGA
- the recQ gene encoding DNA helicase RecQ, which produces MDAKYSALEKYFGYTSFLPHQEEIIDAVLAGRDVLAVMATGGGKSLCYQLPALVFGGLTVVVSPLIALMKDQVDGLRSNGITAATLNSSLGYGEQRIIERVILEGRIKILYVSPERAVQPFFLSLLAKANVRLIAIDEAHCISMWGHNFRPEYRRLRVLKERFPAVPVIALTATAIPAVQDDIVVQLALKNPAKFVGSFNRKNLTYRVVPKAHYFQKLVKYLNEHRDDAGIIYCFSQKATEDLAEKLQSKGFSALPYHAGLPDAVREEHQEAFSHGDVGIICATVAFGMGIDKPDVRFVIHTDLPKDLESYYQETGRAGRDGDPADCILFYSRGDYNTTRYLIEKECADAVRKDVAYRKAGAMLDYCETTGCRRKFLLTYFGEAYPEERCGGCDRCETPVKVFDGTDAASAVISCIRQTGERFGASYVVDVLTGSKNARIRENGHDALPAYNSGGGYTRDQWLLFIQEMVRKGFVTSTGGRYPVLTLNDRSRAVLAGNLPVPLTEPEPAGVVAAEAEDDYDDVLFARLRQLRKIVADLEKVPPFVVFHDRSLKEMAKYYPRTGVAFLQIYGVSEGKLRRYGRRFLDAIDKHCAAQGIGPEHRRG; this is translated from the coding sequence ATGGATGCAAAATACAGTGCTCTTGAGAAATATTTCGGCTACACATCGTTCCTTCCTCACCAGGAAGAGATCATCGATGCCGTGCTCGCCGGAAGGGATGTCCTTGCCGTCATGGCGACCGGGGGCGGGAAATCCCTCTGCTACCAACTCCCGGCTCTGGTCTTCGGCGGGCTCACGGTCGTCGTGTCGCCCCTCATCGCCCTGATGAAGGACCAAGTCGACGGCTTGCGGTCAAACGGCATCACGGCGGCGACGCTCAACAGTTCGCTCGGCTATGGAGAGCAGAGGATCATCGAACGGGTGATCCTCGAAGGCCGCATCAAGATCCTCTACGTCTCTCCCGAACGCGCCGTGCAGCCGTTCTTCCTCTCGCTCCTCGCGAAAGCAAACGTCAGGCTGATTGCCATCGACGAGGCTCACTGCATATCGATGTGGGGCCACAACTTCCGGCCCGAGTACCGCCGTCTCCGGGTGCTCAAAGAGCGGTTCCCCGCGGTCCCGGTCATCGCCCTGACCGCGACCGCCATCCCCGCCGTTCAGGACGACATTGTCGTGCAGCTCGCCCTGAAAAACCCTGCCAAGTTCGTCGGGAGTTTCAACCGGAAGAACCTCACCTACCGGGTGGTGCCGAAGGCTCATTACTTCCAAAAACTTGTGAAGTACCTTAACGAGCACCGGGACGACGCCGGGATCATCTACTGTTTCTCCCAGAAGGCGACTGAGGACCTCGCGGAAAAACTCCAGAGCAAAGGTTTTTCGGCGCTCCCCTACCACGCCGGCCTCCCCGACGCCGTCCGCGAGGAGCACCAAGAGGCATTCTCCCACGGCGACGTCGGGATCATCTGCGCCACCGTCGCCTTCGGGATGGGCATCGACAAGCCCGACGTCAGGTTCGTCATCCACACCGACCTCCCAAAGGACCTCGAGTCCTACTACCAGGAGACCGGCCGGGCGGGAAGGGACGGGGATCCGGCCGACTGCATCCTCTTCTACAGCCGGGGTGACTACAACACGACCCGATACCTCATCGAGAAGGAGTGCGCCGATGCGGTGCGGAAGGATGTGGCCTACCGCAAGGCGGGGGCGATGCTCGACTACTGCGAGACCACCGGGTGCCGGAGGAAGTTCCTGCTCACCTACTTCGGCGAGGCCTACCCGGAGGAGCGGTGCGGCGGTTGCGACCGCTGCGAGACGCCGGTGAAGGTCTTCGACGGAACGGACGCTGCATCGGCGGTCATCTCCTGCATCCGGCAAACGGGGGAGCGGTTCGGGGCGTCCTATGTCGTCGACGTTCTGACCGGGTCGAAGAACGCGAGAATCCGCGAGAACGGGCATGACGCCCTCCCCGCCTACAACTCGGGCGGGGGCTACACCCGCGACCAGTGGCTGCTCTTCATCCAGGAGATGGTCAGGAAGGGGTTTGTCACCTCGACCGGCGGCCGTTACCCGGTCCTCACGCTGAACGACCGGAGCCGGGCGGTGCTCGCGGGTAACCTCCCCGTGCCGCTTACGGAACCGGAGCCGGCGGGCGTCGTCGCGGCGGAAGCCGAAGACGACTATGACGACGTCCTCTTCGCGAGGCTCCGTCAGCTCCGGAAAATCGTTGCCGACCTCGAAAAAGTGCCGCCGTTCGTCGTCTTCCACGACCGGAGCCTCAAAGAGATGGCGAAGTACTACCCACGCACCGGTGTTGCGTTCCTCCAGATCTACGGCGTCAGCGAAGGGAAACTGCGGCGCTACGGCAGAAGGTTCCTCGACGCTATCGATAAGCACTGCGCCGCACAGGGGATCGGGCCGGAGCACCGCCGTGGGTAA
- a CDS encoding DNA methyltransferase, which yields MGEHDTPGPDGRRRIEVTPISFRDVVPEIPTTGYLTHGIYAYPAKFIPQVVRYCIRTYTHENDCIVDPFAGSGTVGLEAYLLRRNALLLDINPLLDHIVPIKVYTGKVPLDQGILQERLHDMIRNEAAFHPQWSKIGYWYPTRVYDRLAECWGWVHAADPDAAYTRLITAALAKASKYFSYADHTTPKLFRTGKKRRLIARILQEDWEGRLIAMVGGGAEAHLRDVNALVALAAGNTARVSHHGGVDSVTYTFGPHARFDALITSPPYLQAQEYLRTAKLNLYWMGHTEEEIRTLSRLEIPYRKPDRIVRTETLDALKAEVGRERLVRMLDSYFCHTITALENAAARLAPGSRACIFTGNPKADGKTVEIWRILAEHFSGRGYAVEGVYEDTIKVRRLFGSRKNKNPDGMKAEYLLVLRKD from the coding sequence ATGGGCGAGCACGATACACCGGGACCTGACGGGCGCCGCCGAATCGAGGTCACCCCCATCTCTTTTCGCGACGTGGTGCCGGAGATCCCCACGACCGGGTACCTCACCCACGGAATCTACGCATACCCTGCCAAATTCATCCCGCAGGTCGTCAGGTACTGCATCCGTACCTACACCCACGAGAACGACTGCATCGTCGATCCCTTTGCCGGGTCGGGCACGGTCGGGCTCGAAGCCTATCTCCTCCGAAGAAACGCCCTCCTTCTCGACATCAACCCGCTCCTCGACCATATCGTCCCGATCAAGGTCTATACCGGCAAAGTCCCGCTCGACCAGGGCATTCTTCAGGAGCGCCTGCACGATATGATACGAAACGAGGCCGCGTTTCATCCCCAGTGGTCGAAGATAGGCTATTGGTACCCGACCCGGGTCTACGACCGGCTTGCCGAATGCTGGGGATGGGTGCATGCGGCCGACCCGGACGCCGCCTACACCAGGCTCATCACGGCGGCGCTCGCAAAAGCGAGCAAGTACTTCAGTTACGCCGACCATACGACGCCGAAACTCTTCCGCACCGGGAAGAAACGCCGGCTCATCGCTCGGATCCTGCAGGAAGACTGGGAGGGGAGGCTCATTGCCATGGTCGGCGGCGGCGCCGAGGCCCACCTCCGCGACGTGAATGCTCTCGTTGCCCTCGCCGCAGGCAACACCGCTCGGGTCTCCCACCACGGCGGCGTGGACTCTGTGACCTATACCTTCGGTCCTCATGCCCGTTTCGACGCTCTCATCACATCGCCGCCCTACCTGCAGGCACAGGAGTATCTGCGAACCGCAAAACTGAACCTCTACTGGATGGGGCATACCGAGGAGGAGATACGTACGCTCTCGCGTCTTGAGATCCCCTACCGGAAGCCCGACCGGATCGTTCGGACGGAGACGCTCGATGCGCTGAAGGCGGAGGTCGGCCGAGAGCGTCTTGTCCGGATGCTGGACTCGTACTTCTGTCACACCATCACGGCGCTCGAGAACGCCGCGGCCCGCCTCGCGCCCGGCTCAAGGGCCTGCATCTTCACCGGGAACCCGAAGGCAGACGGGAAGACGGTCGAGATCTGGCGTATCCTCGCCGAGCACTTCTCCGGGCGGGGGTATGCCGTCGAAGGAGTCTATGAGGATACCATCAAGGTCCGCAGGCTCTTTGGCTCCCGGAAAAACAAAAACCCCGACGGTATGAAGGCCGAGTACCTGCTCGTCCTCAGGAAGGACTGA
- a CDS encoding endonuclease III domain-containing protein: MTAPLTEDLLAIYDALHAAFGHQHWWPAKTAFETMVGAILTQNVSWTNAAQAVGNLETAGMLDPGLLSAADPGDIAPLIVPSRFYNQKAERVREFARVYVTDYRADPAVMAAVETGPLRERLLSIRGLGEETVDTILLYACGKPVFVVDAYTRRIFSRYGFLPEKVSYDRTQRLFSDHLPPDVGLFNDYHAQIVQLGKSFCRKAPLCDRCPIRAIRGSLRCVCAARV, encoded by the coding sequence ATGACGGCACCCCTCACCGAAGACCTGCTCGCAATCTACGACGCTCTGCATGCGGCGTTCGGCCACCAGCACTGGTGGCCTGCAAAGACCGCCTTCGAGACGATGGTCGGCGCCATCCTCACCCAGAACGTCTCCTGGACAAACGCGGCGCAGGCTGTCGGCAATCTGGAAACCGCCGGGATGCTCGACCCGGGCCTGCTCTCCGCGGCCGACCCCGGCGATATCGCCCCCTTGATCGTTCCGTCCCGGTTCTACAACCAGAAGGCGGAGCGGGTCCGGGAGTTCGCTCGGGTCTATGTCACTGATTACCGGGCGGACCCGGCAGTGATGGCCGCCGTGGAGACCGGACCCCTCCGCGAGCGCCTGCTCTCCATCCGGGGCCTCGGGGAGGAGACGGTCGATACGATCCTGCTCTATGCCTGCGGAAAGCCTGTATTCGTCGTCGACGCTTACACCAGGCGGATATTCTCACGCTACGGCTTCCTGCCGGAGAAGGTATCCTATGACCGGACGCAGCGCCTCTTCTCCGACCACCTGCCTCCGGACGTGGGACTCTTCAACGATTACCACGCTCAGATCGTCCAGCTCGGCAAAAGCTTCTGCAGGAAGGCACCGCTCTGCGATCGTTGTCCTATCCGGGCGATCCGCGGATCGCTCCGGTGCGTCTGTGCCGCCCGGGTTTGA